One genomic segment of Desulforamulus reducens MI-1 includes these proteins:
- the dapA gene encoding 4-hydroxy-tetrahydrodipicolinate synthase — protein MSTVDFGRVITAMVTPFHPDMSVNYTQAKKLSRYLVENGSDGLVVSGTTGESPTLNKDEKIQLFKAVVEEVGGQATVIAGTGSYDTASSIILTKEAEKVGCDGVMLVAPYYNKPSQEGLYQHFRTIAECTSLPVMLYNIPGRTGINVLPATVERLAKDVPNIVAIKEAAGDINQVSELRRILPEDFIIFSGDDSLTLPMLSLGCKGIVSVAAHIAGKQIQEMIDAFTSGNTTLAANLHKELFPIFKGLFITSNPVPVKAALNLKGLAVGGVRLPLVEATAKEIETVKNIMNNLHLL, from the coding sequence ATGTCAACAGTGGATTTTGGCAGGGTTATTACGGCCATGGTGACACCTTTTCATCCAGATATGTCCGTGAATTATACCCAGGCTAAAAAACTAAGCAGATATCTGGTGGAAAATGGTTCAGATGGTTTGGTTGTTAGTGGAACCACTGGAGAATCTCCTACCCTGAACAAGGATGAAAAGATTCAATTATTTAAAGCAGTGGTAGAAGAAGTTGGAGGGCAGGCAACGGTTATTGCTGGGACCGGAAGTTATGATACCGCCAGCAGTATTATCCTAACCAAAGAAGCTGAAAAGGTTGGTTGTGATGGAGTTATGCTGGTGGCTCCCTATTACAACAAACCATCCCAGGAAGGACTCTATCAGCATTTTCGCACTATCGCTGAATGTACCAGCTTGCCAGTAATGCTTTACAATATTCCGGGGCGGACTGGAATTAATGTTTTGCCCGCCACAGTGGAAAGACTGGCCAAGGATGTACCAAACATTGTGGCCATTAAAGAAGCGGCTGGGGATATCAATCAGGTATCTGAATTACGTCGCATCCTACCTGAGGATTTTATCATCTTTAGCGGAGATGACTCTTTGACACTACCAATGCTGTCCTTAGGATGCAAGGGGATTGTTAGTGTGGCGGCTCATATTGCCGGTAAGCAAATACAGGAGATGATTGATGCCTTTACTTCTGGGAATACAACCCTTGCGGCTAATCTCCATAAAGAACTTTTCCCGATCTTTAAGGGGTTGTTTATAACATCCAATCCAGTTCCGGTCAAAGCAGCCTTAAACCTAAAGGGGCTTGCGGTAGGTGGTGTGAGATTACCCTTAGTTGAGGCGACGGCCAAGGAAATCGAAACTGTAAAAAATATTATGAATAACCTCCATTTATTGTAA
- the dapG gene encoding aspartate kinase: protein MRFIIQKFGGTSLVTQELRELVANKIIAAVDEGFSPVVVVSAIGRAGEPYATDTLLNFALSINRDIPPREMDMLMSCGEIISGVAMANTLQRMGHQAVLLTGAQAGIITDDNFNDARIIRVEPQNVIKHVEQGKIVIVTGFQGICQGGDITTLGRGGSDTTASALGVALNAEYIDIYTDVEGIMTADPRIVEDARILDSVTYNEICQLAHEGAKVIHPRAVEIAMQKNIPLRVRSTFLDSPGTLVTSHHGVYGTIDITRDRLACGVTHIAGVTQLKIIAKDIAVEDPALRIFRALALADISIDFINVSPELIMLTVKDEVAKKAVDVLENLSVFPQVKPNCAKVSTVGAGMTGVPGVMASIIQALTEEGVEILQSSDSHTTIWVLVEKENMKKAIRALHRKFKLGQRE from the coding sequence ATGCGTTTTATTATCCAAAAATTTGGTGGAACTTCTCTGGTTACCCAGGAACTTAGGGAGCTAGTAGCAAACAAAATTATTGCTGCTGTAGATGAGGGGTTTTCACCGGTTGTTGTGGTATCTGCCATTGGTCGAGCGGGTGAACCCTATGCCACAGATACGTTACTCAATTTTGCATTATCCATAAACCGTGACATTCCACCCAGAGAAATGGATATGTTAATGTCCTGTGGTGAGATTATATCTGGGGTAGCAATGGCTAATACACTCCAGCGCATGGGACATCAGGCAGTTTTATTAACAGGGGCTCAAGCGGGTATCATAACAGATGATAATTTCAATGATGCACGGATTATTCGAGTTGAGCCTCAAAATGTTATTAAGCATGTGGAACAAGGGAAAATTGTTATAGTAACAGGGTTTCAAGGCATCTGTCAAGGTGGCGACATAACGACCCTAGGCCGCGGTGGCAGTGATACCACAGCATCTGCATTGGGAGTAGCCCTCAATGCAGAGTATATTGATATCTATACAGATGTGGAAGGTATTATGACAGCGGACCCCCGGATTGTGGAGGACGCAAGGATTTTAGATTCAGTAACTTATAATGAAATATGCCAGCTGGCCCATGAAGGAGCAAAGGTTATTCACCCTAGGGCAGTGGAAATAGCAATGCAAAAAAATATCCCTCTTCGTGTTCGATCTACCTTTTTGGATTCCCCAGGAACCCTGGTGACCAGTCATCATGGAGTTTATGGAACCATAGATATTACAAGGGATCGATTGGCATGTGGTGTTACCCATATTGCAGGGGTTACACAGTTAAAAATAATTGCCAAGGATATTGCAGTGGAAGATCCAGCATTGCGAATATTCCGGGCACTGGCCTTAGCAGATATCAGTATAGATTTTATTAATGTCAGTCCAGAGTTAATAATGTTAACAGTGAAGGATGAAGTTGCAAAGAAGGCTGTTGATGTATTGGAAAATCTAAGTGTTTTTCCGCAAGTGAAACCAAATTGTGCCAAAGTATCTACGGTTGGCGCAGGGATGACGGGGGTTCCTGGTGTTATGGCCAGCATTATTCAGGCATTGACAGAAGAAGGGGTTGAAATACTGCAGTCCTCCGACTCCCATACAACAATCTGGGTCTTAGTTGAAAAGGAAAACATGAAGAAAGCCATACGTGCCTTGCATCGAAAGTTTAAGTTAGGTCAAAGGGAATAA
- a CDS encoding aspartate-semialdehyde dehydrogenase, whose product MNTVNLVIVGATGAVGKEILNILKERNFPINKLRLCATSRSAGTEIEFQGHKYLVEETTPDSFNGMDVALFAGGKASLEFGKAAVERGCVVIDNSSNYRMDPEVPLVVPEVNPEDVKKHKGIIANPNCSTIIMVVALKPLHDAAGIKRVVVSTYQAVSGAGKEGIEELTEQVKATLDGREYPPNKFAHQIAFNLIPHIDVFQEMDYTKEEWKMVKETQKIMHDDNIKITATTVRVPIYRSHSESINIETEEKITADQAREILANAPGIIVQDDVTNKVYPMPLFTSDRDEVFVGRIREDNTIDKGLNLWVVGDQIRKGAATNAVQIAELVLKYDSLMKKE is encoded by the coding sequence TTGAATACAGTTAATCTAGTTATTGTTGGTGCTACTGGAGCAGTAGGGAAAGAAATTTTAAATATATTAAAAGAGCGCAATTTTCCTATTAATAAGTTAAGACTTTGTGCCACTTCCCGCTCTGCAGGGACTGAAATAGAGTTCCAAGGTCATAAGTATCTGGTTGAAGAAACCACCCCCGATTCCTTTAACGGGATGGATGTAGCTTTGTTTGCTGGTGGAAAAGCAAGTTTAGAGTTTGGGAAAGCAGCGGTTGAACGTGGTTGCGTAGTTATTGATAACAGTAGTAATTATCGAATGGATCCCGAGGTTCCTTTGGTGGTGCCGGAAGTAAACCCGGAGGATGTTAAAAAACACAAAGGAATCATCGCCAATCCCAACTGTTCTACCATTATTATGGTAGTTGCTTTAAAACCCCTTCATGATGCTGCTGGCATTAAGCGGGTTGTTGTATCAACTTATCAAGCTGTATCTGGAGCTGGTAAGGAGGGAATTGAAGAATTAACTGAACAGGTGAAAGCAACCCTTGACGGAAGGGAATATCCTCCTAATAAATTTGCACATCAGATTGCCTTTAATCTAATTCCACATATTGATGTATTTCAAGAAATGGATTACACCAAAGAAGAGTGGAAAATGGTTAAAGAAACACAAAAAATTATGCATGATGACAATATTAAAATCACTGCTACCACTGTTCGGGTACCAATTTACCGTAGCCACTCGGAGTCCATTAATATCGAAACAGAAGAAAAAATTACAGCTGACCAGGCCAGAGAAATATTGGCCAATGCACCTGGGATCATTGTTCAGGATGATGTGACCAATAAGGTTTATCCTATGCCTCTGTTTACATCAGACCGTGATGAAGTGTTTGTAGGACGTATTCGTGAAGACAATACCATTGATAAGGGTCTGAATCTTTGGGTGGTGGGTGACCAGATTCGCAAGGGTGCGGCCACCAACGCCGTTCAAATTGCTGAATTAGTGCTAAAATATGACAGCTTAATGAAGAAGGAGTAA
- a CDS encoding dipicolinate synthase subunit B, with the protein MRLKGLRVGFALTGSHCCLDEIMPKIQEIVNEGAEVYPIVSIAVDTIDTRFGTAKKWRDMLADITGKEPINTITGAEPVGPQKLVDIVIIAPCTGNTMAKLANGITDTPVLMAAKAHLRNQKPVILGISTNDGLGINAKNLGLLINTKNIYMVPFGQDSPAGKPNSLKYRIDLIIDTIEQALQGKQIQPVLVQH; encoded by the coding sequence ATGCGTTTAAAAGGACTTCGCGTTGGTTTTGCTCTTACAGGATCTCATTGCTGTTTAGATGAAATAATGCCCAAAATCCAAGAAATAGTAAATGAAGGTGCAGAAGTTTATCCCATTGTTAGTATTGCTGTTGATACCATAGATACCCGTTTTGGCACAGCTAAAAAATGGCGGGATATGTTAGCCGACATAACTGGTAAGGAACCAATCAATACCATTACCGGTGCTGAACCTGTGGGACCCCAAAAACTAGTGGACATTGTTATAATAGCTCCCTGTACAGGGAATACAATGGCCAAATTAGCCAATGGTATCACGGATACACCGGTACTAATGGCTGCGAAAGCACATTTGCGTAATCAGAAACCAGTTATCCTTGGCATATCCACCAATGATGGATTGGGTATCAACGCAAAAAATCTGGGATTGCTTATTAACACCAAGAACATATATATGGTACCATTTGGTCAGGATAGTCCTGCCGGAAAACCAAATTCCTTAAAATACAGAATCGATCTTATTATCGATACCATTGAACAGGCACTGCAGGGAAAACAAATACAGCCCGTGCTAGTTCAACACTAG
- the dpsA gene encoding dipicolinate synthase subunit DpsA: MQPDLKGVKVAVLGGDAREIVLVSTLSRLGAYVRVVGLPVKNDPPHVTLYQSLEEALEEVQAVILPVPGILESGNLYCVYEEKPLVLSEALLVKLPPQAPIFVGFARPKLKEIVQRSNVKLITVLDLDEVAILNSIPSAEGAVQMAMENTAITIHNSESFVLGFGRTGASIARLLHGMGAKVTVVARSATHRARAYEMGMKSISFEELPDAITQAEIIFNTVPILILTNCILNKTREDAVIIDVASPPGGTDFEAAARLGIKALLAPGLPGKVAPKTAGQILSRVIPNLLAQELQRKSGQ, from the coding sequence ATGCAGCCCGATTTAAAAGGAGTAAAAGTGGCTGTTCTAGGTGGTGATGCCAGGGAGATTGTACTGGTTTCTACTTTATCTCGTCTGGGTGCCTATGTGAGGGTAGTGGGGTTACCTGTTAAAAACGATCCTCCCCATGTCACACTTTACCAAAGCCTAGAAGAAGCGCTGGAGGAAGTTCAAGCAGTCATATTACCGGTACCAGGTATCCTTGAGAGTGGCAATCTCTATTGTGTATATGAAGAGAAACCACTGGTACTTTCGGAAGCGTTGCTTGTTAAGCTACCTCCCCAGGCTCCAATTTTTGTTGGTTTTGCCCGACCTAAGTTGAAAGAAATTGTACAAAGAAGCAATGTAAAACTTATTACGGTACTTGATCTGGATGAAGTTGCAATTTTAAACTCCATTCCCTCAGCGGAGGGGGCTGTTCAGATGGCTATGGAGAACACTGCAATCACCATTCATAACAGTGAATCCTTTGTGTTAGGATTTGGACGTACCGGAGCAAGTATTGCAAGATTACTTCACGGTATGGGGGCAAAGGTCACTGTTGTGGCAAGGTCGGCAACTCATAGGGCCAGGGCATACGAGATGGGTATGAAGTCAATATCCTTTGAGGAATTACCTGATGCAATAACCCAGGCAGAGATTATTTTTAATACTGTTCCCATATTGATTTTAACAAACTGCATCTTAAACAAGACAAGGGAGGATGCAGTGATAATTGACGTTGCCTCCCCACCCGGTGGGACAGATTTTGAGGCTGCAGCGAGATTAGGTATTAAAGCCCTCTTAGCACCGGGACTTCCCGGTAAAGTGGCACCAAAAACCGCTGGGCAAATTCTTTCCAGGGTAATACCTAATTTGTTGGCCCAAGAGTTGCAACGAAAGAGCGGACAGTAG
- the dapB gene encoding 4-hydroxy-tetrahydrodipicolinate reductase: MIKVVVAGALGKMGQESCKAVLNAEGMELVGAMDCKEFHGSIGSFLGKPEVNIQISNNIEQVLLELKPDVLIDFTRPGVVQENIELALKHGVRPVIGTTGMAASEIEGFIKSASEKKIGGLIVPNFAIGALLMIKFATEAAKYFPNVEIIELHHDQKMDAPSGTALKTAESIASVRGNMSQGMPSEFEKIDGARGGDFEGMKIHSIRLPGFVAHQEVIFGGTGQTLSIRHDSIARESFMPGLILAVRKVMSLDHMVYGLENILFE; the protein is encoded by the coding sequence GTGATTAAAGTTGTAGTAGCAGGTGCTCTAGGTAAAATGGGCCAGGAGTCCTGCAAGGCAGTATTAAATGCAGAAGGAATGGAATTAGTGGGAGCTATGGATTGCAAGGAATTTCATGGATCCATTGGATCATTCCTGGGTAAGCCAGAGGTAAATATTCAAATATCTAATAATATCGAGCAAGTCCTACTAGAGCTAAAGCCGGATGTTTTAATTGATTTTACACGTCCTGGTGTTGTTCAGGAAAATATAGAATTGGCATTGAAGCATGGTGTAAGACCGGTTATTGGAACCACTGGAATGGCTGCATCGGAAATAGAAGGGTTCATAAAATCAGCTTCAGAAAAGAAAATAGGAGGCCTCATTGTACCAAACTTTGCCATTGGGGCGCTCCTAATGATAAAATTTGCAACCGAAGCAGCGAAATACTTTCCCAATGTGGAAATTATTGAGCTTCATCATGACCAGAAAATGGATGCTCCTTCAGGGACTGCCCTTAAGACAGCAGAATCCATTGCCTCAGTAAGGGGGAACATGTCCCAGGGTATGCCCAGTGAGTTCGAAAAGATTGATGGTGCCCGGGGTGGGGACTTTGAGGGAATGAAAATTCACAGTATTCGATTACCTGGTTTTGTGGCTCACCAGGAGGTAATTTTTGGTGGTACTGGGCAAACCCTCTCCATTCGCCATGATTCCATTGCTAGAGAATCCTTTATGCCGGGACTCATATTGGCAGTAAGAAAGGTTATGAGTTTGGACCATATGGTCTATGGATTAGAAAACATATTGTTTGAATAA
- a CDS encoding YlmC/YmxH family sporulation protein, producing the protein MRLGELVGKEIVNINNGARLGIVGESDVTIDVESGTVVSIILPRRTNFVTMWMDKQHMIIPWDSIRKIGEEVIIIEMDQCNPVLQKYSY; encoded by the coding sequence TTGCGGTTAGGCGAGTTGGTTGGAAAAGAAATTGTCAATATTAATAATGGTGCAAGACTGGGAATCGTGGGGGAATCCGATGTTACCATTGATGTTGAATCCGGCACAGTGGTTTCCATTATTTTACCAAGGAGAACGAACTTTGTTACGATGTGGATGGATAAGCAACATATGATAATCCCTTGGGATAGTATCCGCAAAATAGGAGAAGAAGTTATTATTATAGAGATGGATCAGTGTAATCCTGTGTTACAAAAATATTCTTATTAA
- a CDS encoding M16 family metallopeptidase: MFYQKEVLPNGVRILTQQVSHVRSVAMGIWVDVGSRDESDETAGISHYIEHMMFKGTKHRTPKQIAEELDAVGGQLNAFTTKEYTCYYAKVLDEHFNLAVDVLTDMLFHSNISELDVEREKNVILEEIKMYEDAPDELVHDMFAKTIWAGHPLGRPIIGTTETVSSFSYQDLRLFMKENYAPNRIVVSVSGNITHQQVINKLAPLFGNMSGNQVRRQLEKPTHSIEVNCRSKETEQVHMVIGAPGLRLDDDSLYIAQVINTVLGGGLSSRLFQEIREQRGLVYSVYSYHSSYHDTGIFGVYAGLSKQNVNNAMELIFKEIKDIKQNGISQKELQRAKDQLKGNLLLSLESVNTHMSRLGKSELYLGKVYSPEEIVEKLNRVTLEDTVRVAEELFQPDKFSMAAIGPWQDCGDLKKVLETLKD; this comes from the coding sequence GTGTTTTATCAAAAAGAAGTACTACCAAATGGAGTAAGAATATTAACACAACAAGTATCCCATGTCCGCTCAGTGGCCATGGGGATTTGGGTGGATGTTGGTTCCCGGGATGAAAGTGATGAAACAGCTGGAATTTCTCACTATATTGAACATATGATGTTTAAAGGAACAAAGCATCGAACACCCAAACAAATTGCTGAAGAATTGGATGCAGTGGGAGGGCAATTGAATGCCTTTACCACAAAAGAGTACACTTGTTACTATGCCAAGGTATTGGATGAACATTTTAATCTAGCAGTCGATGTTCTAACAGATATGTTATTTCACTCAAATATATCCGAACTGGACGTAGAGCGAGAAAAGAATGTTATCTTGGAAGAAATTAAAATGTATGAGGATGCACCAGATGAACTGGTTCATGACATGTTTGCTAAGACCATATGGGCAGGACACCCACTGGGCAGACCTATCATTGGTACTACAGAAACTGTCAGCAGTTTTTCCTATCAGGATTTACGTTTATTTATGAAAGAGAACTATGCTCCCAATCGTATTGTGGTCTCGGTATCAGGTAATATCACACACCAGCAGGTGATAAACAAACTTGCACCGTTATTTGGCAATATGAGCGGAAATCAAGTGAGAAGGCAACTTGAAAAACCCACTCACAGCATTGAAGTAAATTGTCGGAGCAAAGAAACGGAACAAGTACATATGGTAATCGGGGCACCGGGGTTGCGTCTGGATGATGATAGTTTATATATTGCCCAGGTTATCAACACTGTTTTGGGCGGAGGTCTTTCCTCTAGACTGTTTCAAGAAATAAGGGAACAGAGGGGGTTGGTTTACTCAGTATATTCGTACCATAGTTCCTACCATGACACGGGTATTTTCGGAGTTTATGCTGGCCTAAGCAAGCAGAATGTAAACAATGCCATGGAACTTATTTTTAAGGAAATAAAAGATATTAAGCAGAATGGCATATCCCAAAAGGAATTGCAAAGGGCCAAGGATCAACTCAAAGGAAACCTTTTGCTTTCATTGGAAAGTGTTAATACACATATGAGCAGGTTGGGCAAGTCCGAGCTATATTTGGGTAAGGTCTACAGCCCTGAAGAAATTGTAGAAAAATTAAATCGTGTTACACTAGAAGATACCGTGAGGGTTGCTGAAGAATTGTTTCAGCCGGATAAATTCTCCATGGCCGCTATTGGTCCCTGGCAGGATTGCGGTGATTTGAAGAAGGTTCTGGAAACCCTAAAAGATTAA
- a CDS encoding polysaccharide deacetylase family protein: MRILFIRRGWLYKTVLWLLIVLFLIGLGVLATNEKHERVFAPIYQGSDKEKKIALACNVFWGEEYIPKMLEIFEDENIKITFFAGGTWVEDFPELLKKMDGAGHEIGSHGYSHPHPDRLSKNGNISDMQRAEKLIYDAIHKRPKLYAPPYGEKGPAVLKAAQEQGYSFILWSIDTIDWQRPAPAIIKQRVVSKAHNGAIVLMHPTDPTVKALPEMIKQLKSEGFEFVKVGEIIEGIPQNVESEKRKTYK, from the coding sequence ATGCGAATATTATTTATTCGAAGGGGCTGGTTATATAAGACGGTTCTTTGGCTACTGATTGTCCTCTTTTTAATTGGTTTAGGTGTTTTAGCTACCAATGAAAAACATGAAAGGGTTTTTGCACCTATATATCAAGGCAGTGATAAGGAAAAGAAAATAGCTTTAGCCTGTAATGTTTTTTGGGGAGAAGAATACATACCTAAAATGCTAGAGATTTTTGAGGATGAAAACATTAAAATTACCTTCTTTGCCGGTGGCACCTGGGTGGAAGACTTTCCTGAGTTACTTAAGAAAATGGATGGTGCAGGGCATGAAATTGGCTCCCATGGTTATTCACATCCTCATCCAGATCGCCTGAGTAAAAATGGCAATATAAGTGATATGCAAAGGGCAGAGAAACTGATCTATGATGCAATTCATAAAAGACCAAAGCTATATGCACCCCCCTATGGAGAAAAGGGTCCAGCAGTATTAAAGGCCGCCCAGGAACAGGGATATTCCTTTATACTCTGGAGTATCGACACCATTGACTGGCAGAGGCCGGCTCCGGCAATAATTAAACAAAGGGTGGTTAGTAAGGCCCATAACGGAGCAATTGTGTTAATGCATCCAACAGACCCCACAGTTAAAGCACTTCCCGAAATGATCAAACAATTGAAAAGTGAAGGCTTTGAATTTGTTAAAGTGGGAGAGATTATTGAAGGTATTCCGCAAAATGTTGAATCTGAAAAAAGAAAGACATATAAATAG
- the sleB gene encoding spore cortex-lytic enzyme translates to MPILFGMLLFQGEAEAYLGDRTLKLGIQGYDVQQLQNNLNYLGYKAGKSDGIFGWQTYNSVKQFQARNGLKVDGVVGRATARTMIAQVSGNSGQRPRTASVATATTSRGSLPLSRQDIYDLARVVHGEARGESFEGQVAVAAVVLNRVLSGQFGRTVQDVIFQPWAFTAVNDGQFYLQPNEASFRAVEAAIKGWDPTRGAIYYWNPKTATSRWIWSRPISLKIGNHVFAN, encoded by the coding sequence GTGCCAATTCTATTTGGGATGCTGCTTTTTCAGGGGGAGGCAGAAGCTTATCTGGGTGACAGAACCTTAAAACTTGGTATACAAGGTTATGATGTACAACAATTACAAAATAACCTAAACTATCTAGGCTATAAAGCTGGAAAAAGTGATGGAATTTTTGGGTGGCAAACCTACAATTCAGTAAAGCAATTTCAGGCTCGAAATGGACTGAAAGTCGATGGGGTGGTTGGTCGGGCCACTGCCAGGACTATGATTGCGCAGGTTAGTGGAAATAGTGGCCAGAGGCCCAGGACGGCTTCTGTGGCCACTGCAACTACATCGCGGGGTTCTCTTCCGTTGTCAAGGCAAGATATTTATGATTTAGCAAGGGTGGTGCATGGTGAGGCCAGAGGAGAGTCCTTCGAGGGGCAGGTTGCAGTTGCGGCAGTGGTCTTAAATAGGGTACTCTCGGGTCAGTTTGGACGTACTGTTCAGGATGTGATTTTTCAACCCTGGGCCTTTACAGCTGTAAATGATGGACAATTTTACTTGCAGCCTAATGAAGCCTCCTTTCGTGCAGTAGAAGCGGCTATCAAAGGCTGGGATCCCACAAGGGGTGCTATCTACTATTGGAATCCCAAAACTGCCACTAGCCGGTGGATTTGGAGTAGACCTATTTCCTTGAAAATTGGTAATCATGTTTTTGCTAATTAA
- a CDS encoding polyribonucleotide nucleotidyltransferase, translating to MSENQVLIREISLGGRTLTLETGRMAKQASGAVLVTYGETVVLVTATVAKNTRDIDFFPLTVDYEERLYAVGKIPGGFIKREGRPSEKAILSGRLIDRPIRPLFPKHMRNEVQVVATVMSVDQDNAPEIAAMIGASAALHISKIPLKKPIGGVIVGRVDGQFVINPMVRQAENSDMHLVVAGTDDAVMMVEAGAKEVPESEMLEGIMYGHEKVKEIVKFIEDFRTEALGMGLAFEKMEIPEPQFDSNMSEAILTIAEEAIREAVLHCSREKLTKKQREVYMDEVMSGLQEKFLEQFPENPKEVTMLIEKAEKKVVRRIITHDKLRIDGRAIDEIRPISVEVGVLPRTHGTGLFTRGQTQILSVATLGSISEEQILDGLGVEESKRYMHHYNFPPFSTGETKPMRSPGRREIGHGALAERALEPMIPPEEVFPYTIRVVSEAIESNGSTSMGSVCGSTLSLMDAGVPLKAPVAGVAMGLIMEEDQFTVLTDIQGLEDHLGDMDFKVAGSANGVTALQMDIKIPGITREVFEQALEQAHRGRMFILGKMLEVLSTPRAEISVHAPAIIRTSIHPDKIRDIIGPGGKIIKKLVEETGADIDIEDDGRVFIAAVDREKGKRALEIIQSITAEVQVGKLYNGKVTRVTDFGCFVEVIPGVMGLPGKEGLVHISQLAFQRVEKTEDIVKEGEVIAVKAIGYDQQGRLKLSKKEAMRDMGLAPAESTSEQPEKRERRPFSRPKATKE from the coding sequence ACCCGGGATATTGATTTCTTCCCGCTAACAGTGGATTATGAAGAGAGACTCTATGCTGTTGGCAAAATCCCCGGAGGATTTATTAAAAGGGAAGGTCGTCCTAGCGAAAAAGCAATCTTATCTGGTCGCTTAATTGACCGCCCAATTCGTCCACTTTTTCCTAAGCACATGAGAAACGAAGTGCAGGTAGTGGCCACAGTAATGTCAGTGGATCAGGATAATGCACCTGAAATAGCTGCTATGATTGGGGCATCAGCCGCCTTACATATTTCCAAAATCCCCTTGAAAAAGCCCATTGGTGGGGTCATTGTTGGAAGAGTGGATGGACAGTTTGTCATTAATCCAATGGTTCGCCAAGCAGAAAACAGTGATATGCACCTTGTTGTGGCAGGCACAGATGATGCTGTAATGATGGTTGAGGCAGGTGCCAAAGAAGTACCCGAGAGCGAAATGCTTGAAGGCATTATGTATGGACACGAAAAAGTAAAAGAAATTGTTAAATTTATTGAAGACTTTAGAACAGAAGCTTTGGGCATGGGATTAGCCTTTGAGAAAATGGAGATTCCTGAACCACAATTTGACTCCAATATGTCAGAAGCTATTTTAACAATTGCTGAAGAAGCAATTCGGGAAGCCGTTCTGCATTGTTCTAGGGAGAAGCTAACCAAAAAGCAACGAGAAGTCTATATGGATGAGGTTATGTCAGGACTGCAAGAAAAATTCTTAGAACAATTTCCTGAGAACCCTAAAGAAGTTACTATGTTGATTGAAAAGGCCGAAAAGAAAGTTGTCCGTCGGATAATTACCCATGATAAACTTCGCATTGATGGTAGGGCAATCGATGAAATCCGCCCTATCTCAGTAGAAGTTGGGGTACTGCCACGTACCCATGGAACTGGATTGTTTACCAGAGGACAAACACAAATTCTGTCTGTTGCTACCCTAGGGTCCATTAGTGAAGAGCAGATATTAGATGGCCTTGGTGTTGAAGAAAGTAAGCGTTATATGCATCATTATAATTTCCCACCCTTTAGCACCGGTGAAACAAAGCCCATGAGATCTCCTGGCCGTCGTGAAATTGGTCATGGTGCCTTGGCAGAAAGGGCACTGGAACCAATGATACCGCCTGAAGAAGTATTCCCATATACCATTCGGGTGGTATCTGAAGCCATTGAATCAAATGGGTCTACATCAATGGGAAGTGTATGTGGCAGTACCCTTTCCTTAATGGATGCTGGTGTTCCATTAAAAGCACCTGTTGCTGGTGTAGCCATGGGGTTAATCATGGAGGAAGATCAGTTTACTGTCCTCACTGATATTCAGGGCTTAGAAGACCACTTAGGGGATATGGACTTTAAAGTTGCTGGATCCGCCAATGGTGTTACGGCTCTCCAGATGGATATTAAAATCCCTGGTATCACCAGAGAAGTCTTTGAACAAGCTCTGGAACAAGCCCATCGTGGCCGGATGTTTATTTTAGGAAAAATGTTGGAGGTTCTGTCTACTCCTAGAGCTGAAATCTCTGTGCATGCTCCGGCCATTATCCGTACAAGTATCCATCCCGATAAAATCAGGGATATCATTGGACCTGGTGGCAAAATTATTAAGAAATTGGTCGAAGAAACTGGTGCAGATATTGATATCGAGGATGATGGAAGAGTATTTATTGCGGCTGTTGACCGAGAGAAGGGTAAACGGGCGTTGGAAATTATTCAGTCTATAACAGCCGAAGTTCAAGTTGGCAAGCTATACAATGGTAAAGTAACTAGAGTAACCGATTTTGGTTGCTTTGTAGAAGTAATTCCCGGTGTTATGGGGCTACCAGGCAAAGAGGGACTGGTCCATATTTCACAGTTGGCTTTCCAAAGGGTTGAGAAAACCGAAGATATTGTTAAAGAAGGGGAAGTAATAGCCGTTAAAGCCATTGGTTATGATCAACAGGGCAGGTTGAAACTTTCTAAAAAAGAAGCCATGAGGGATATGGGACTGGCACCAGCCGAAAGCACTTCAGAACAACCAGAAAAAAGAGAACGAAGACCTTTTAGTCGTCCAAAAGCTACCAAGGAATAA